Within Vigna unguiculata cultivar IT97K-499-35 chromosome 2, ASM411807v1, whole genome shotgun sequence, the genomic segment ttgtAAGTTGTACTAATAATGCACTTCTATTGAGGTTTTGTTTCCAAGTGTATTAGAAGTCTCACATTCactagagataaggcaatttcatcataatatataagtaagatACAAACATCATCTTactggggttgagttaggcttaaaccATACttctaatatggtatcagagccattatttaaaaaaaaaaagtttatcctAGCGaaatttcttggacattctgttccacccgTTATCGGATCACTAACGGACCACCCATCAATTTCTACTCCCACGCAcaagatgtatatacctcggcgtgagagggtgtgttggaagtctcatattgactagagataagacaattatATCATAGATATAAGTGAGATGCAAATCTCATCTTCCAAACCggttttgtgggattgagttagacttaaaagtCAACTTTTACCATGGTGacaaacattttcttcaaaatctatgcctatttttatgcaggcTTTCTAAAGAACTACTTGGCATTTGCCTTTGGCGTGAAGAAACATATGGGAAAAAGTTGAAACTAGAAAGAAAACAAGCACTGAGAAATCATAAGTGATGTTCATATTTTGGGACCAAAAGATGATTTAGTTGTTTTCTTTGTGTTACTAGTCATGTGGGTTTTTATCTGAAAGGCCAAAAGATCCTATTTGGTGAAAGTATGAGTAGCACTCACAACAACCACTCTGTTCTTGAAAACTTGAAATGGAATCTGGTTTGATCAGAATAGAGTGTAGCAATTTGGATGCCCTAGTTTTGGCAAATCTGtaactttatttcatttttttgatAACAACTGGTGTCTGAAATGTGCCTTCACAGatcataaaaaggaaaaagcTTTTCAACTATCTCATCTTGAATGCGATAACAAAAGCCTtgctttactttttttaaaattggctTGTTCGTAGATCGTTACAATATATActtctaaattaatttagaattgttctctttttttttttttctgaagtaCCATTACAAAAGtgttaaaattgattatatcaGCAATTTACTCACCGAATTAATTAGTTTATTAATCCGTGATGAGAGAATAATGATTGCAAAATTATCTTTCTACAACATTAGAAATTAAGTAATAGCATTTTAGTGAAAAATAGTTAGTATAAGAAACATTACGAAAGAAATTTcacataaaagaaatataaatcattatattttatcacCATTTTTTGTTAGGTCAAATCTTTCTTTTTCGTGATAACGTAACTTTAgattagaaaaaatatagtatCCAAATCTACTCTTCTTATGtgatttaatttgatttactctaatattttaactttaaaacaTTTTCTCATCGTTAAGTAAAATTGCAACACAAAAAGTGatgctaatattttttatttataaatttaatttatgattttaataaattatacacttctaaaaaattcatatttcctgttaattttattttgaaagttttttcttaaaaaataattacaaattttgttgtgaaaaaaagtttacaataaattgttaccaatttttttgtaaaatatttggtataaaatacttttcataataaattttgtaggaaataattgtgaattttataattttgtaagaaataattatttacgaaagaattacctaccgattaaaatttaaaaaaaataataaaaaaaatatgtttttacgaaaaattttaacaaatttgtaaaagaatataaaagttTCTAGTAATGATAGTAAACAACTAAAAAGAGTTTGACAAAGCTTGATCTTAACTCCACCGATTAAATGTGTGCCACCTTCATCAATGAAAGTTTTTTTGTATGAACACCCTATGTCATCGTGCACAAAAGCTTCATCGAtctttcaattcattttttttttcacttttttctaTCCTTTTCATGATCTTTCATTTGTATAGAAatcaatgaaaagaaagaaCCAAAGGTAGCTTCCTTCAACATGACCCTTGAAAAAGGGTTCGAAAATACAAGTAAAATATTTCTTAGCTGTTTACGATATTCTTCTCTCTGCCAATTAAATCATGATAGATAGTTTAAGCTTTTTGTGGACGAAAACGCAACGTTCATCCCAAAGTTATTATCTTTTTCAGATTCCTCACAAATATCTTCCACAAATATCTCATATATGTaagattcaaataattgaattcaATAGGAGTAGTTTCTTTTTCCTTTGAGTTCTTACcctcttctcatttttttctgtttatcAATCATAGATTGCAcaaagcaatttttttttttcaaataactaTCATTCAAGTTTTTgcattaacattaattaaaaaaattatcaaatttgtgtagttttaaaatgtcaattcatttagttttttcaagtttttgcattaacattaattaaaaaaattatcaaatttgtgtagttttaaaatgtcaattcatttagttttttcattattttatttgttaacatTTTTTCTCCATAAAAACcgttttcttaaaatttaggattaaatatatttttatccttcAAGTAgtaaaattagttcattttcaaaatttttaaccaatttagttcttcatctttaaaaatgtgtaaatttagtcgttttaaacaaattttattaagtttatctaacgattcaagcgtatttcatgatagtattggaattgtttacaccatttgacacattttcgttttaatgttaactcaaatattattataaaatgcgtttaaaatgtcaaataaacttaacaaaatttgataaaaatgattaaattcacgcatttctaaagatgaatgactaaattgatataaagtttttaagatggactaattttaaaattcaccatttgaaagataaaaacatCTTTAAccctaatttagaaaaatatgctGTCCAATTGTATGAAACTGAAAGAAATTGGAACCTATGTAGTATTTGTTttaatgtaaagaaaaaaaaagaaatataaagaataTAAGACTATAATGTAATGTCGCGAAAGTTAACCCcttatttatttggttttttgTCTGATCAAGAATATTTTGTTGGTGTGCTTGTAAAGTTCAGAATCAAAAACTCTTATTCcattttgttcttttaattaaaGGACGCCAACTTTTAGATTTATGGTGTCTTGTATGTTTCCTAAAATAGTTTCTTCTTAACATGTCTGCTATATGTATAGaggataaaaattaaaagaaaccaAGAATTTAAGTATTGTGTTATTTAAAAGCTCAATACTACTTTTAATGTATTTATATAATCAATATTTACTTCTCATGTACAGTTATATCAATCCCTcggtttattaaaaaaagaaaaatccaccAAAATTCATCGATCGTGTATGTAATAATATGTAGTAATCTTTATACAATCACGTcagaaaaacagaaaaacatACGTGATATAATTGACGCTTTacagtataattttttttatattacgtTAATAATTATGTTGTGGATGTATATCCGccgtataatttaaaataatttaaatatgttttttatctctcaataaaatttggaatttatacatttttgaaactttgatttcaatttagtctattattttaagaattatgtaaatttaatcattttaactaaattttgttaagtttattcgacgtttcaaacacatttcatgataacatttgacTTGTTTACAcaatttgatacattttttcaATATTGGCTAATAAATCATATAAACAACTCCAAtgttattatgaaatatatttgaaacattaaattaacctcacaaaatttgatttaaaagattaaattcacacggttctaaatttaaaagattaaattaaactaacatttaaaaaatgaattactttcaaattttacctaaaattaaggaaaaaaaacatatttaacatttatattaCTTATAGTTTAATAAGTTTAACTAATCCATATTTATATGAAGTATTTCACAGCTTTGtccattaacaaaatattaaaaaattattatatacacAGGAATAAGATAACTTAGAATACACACTTTGGACCACCTTTCACACTCACTGAATTGTGTGACTTAAAAGTTATTTTCCATCTGAAGTCatccattttcattttattctttgCAAAGCTCTCgctgaaacaattttttttttttttgaaatcatGTTCTAGTTTAACGTTGCGGTGATCTCAAGAGggaattttaatgtttatgacTTTAGACTATTCCAAGATTGAATTATGtctttaaagataaaaattaccAAAAAACTAACTTAAttatcttcaaaatatttatggATTATCATAAATCTGGATTTATACCAGATATGATCTTGTGGACCACAAACCAACTTATACTTTAAAAGGTTCAGTAACAAAATATTACCCAATCGTTGAAGGAACTTAATCCACGAGAAAGTTAAGTTTCATTCGTCATAAAACCAAAAATCAAGAGACAAAATCGGATTAACTATTAAATAATCTTAATTTGATCTATATGAAGTTCTTGTTTGAAAAGAGATTCTCTTGCTAATGCGTgtaattaaatttgaagttcatatatatatacacgttgATTGTGAGGTGTAGTTCCACTTAAGCATAGAAAAATCATATGCAGGCATGGGTTATTATTCCGTGAAATGATTGGATTCATACGTGGTGGTAGCAtttgttcttatatttatttaacatttgaaacaaatttttgtggtgtttttatttaaaagttgatGATGGGCCTCAAAACCCACTAATTCCCTCTATTATACCCTACCCTCCAATTCCAAAGGTCCAAGATTAAAGAAATTAGAGGAACCTAACCAACAAATGATTGAAACGCTTGTTGTAGCATTACTttagaatttaaagaaataGAATTTAGCCATCACCATAGTACTCTGTTCTGATAAATGTGTATGGATGGAGTTTGTGTGAAAGGGAAAGAAGATAGAGAAGGAGAGTGTGCAACGTCACTACTACGAGAGAGAGGGACCCACCAAAAgagaaagaatgaaaacaacAACCACCGAAAAAGCCACCTTTGAAGTCACAAAAGAACCTGCTCGCGTCGCGGCCCCTGTCGCCGTTGCCATGTCGGCTAACCACGAAGTAGAAGCCAATTCAGATTGTTCCACCGATGAACCTGTCCCCGTCACACTCCCTGACCCAGACCCAGACCCAGACCCAGACCCGGACCCAGAATCCGTTCCCTTTGGACTCGAATCTGTTGAAGACTTCAAACTGCGAAAACAGCAAAACGAATCTCAATTACATGAATTCAAATGAACAAGTAAGAAGCATAAAACATAGGACTAAACGAAACGAAactaaggtttttttttttttttttgtaattttctttacCTAGGAGAAGAGGGGCAAAATGTTATTGTGTAGTCGGCGCCGGAACACGTGAACGTGCTGGTGGCATCATCGTACGCGTAACTGTACGCTTTCGGACATACGGACTTGAAAATTTCGGAGTAAGTAGAGGGCTTGCAAGTCGAAGGGTTACCAAACGCGCCGTTGCAGCAATACTCCGGTTTCCCAAACGCGCCGCACGCGCTCTGACACGCGTCGCCGCCTTCCACTCTCAGTTCCGATGGGCAACGCCGATTGAGATCCTCGCCGCACCCCGTGGTGGCGCAGGACCCCGACCCGCCTCTCGCCGCCACCATCATCGGCAGATTATAGCCGTCGACGAGGCTCACGTCGTAGTAGTCCATGGAACCGGTGCCGAGGGTGAACTCGGCGAGAGTCGCCGGCGGGGAGGCTCCGGCGCCGTTGCAGTCGACCTCTCCGGAACCGCAGTCGGCGGTGGCGCACGTCCCGCGGCCGGAATTGTCGAACTGGCAACCGGTTCTGCCCCAGAATCTCCCGGACCAACCGGTCGGAGCCTGGAAGCTTCTGGAACCCCCCTTGGCGAGTTCAAAGCCCGTGCTTGCGAGTTGCGGCGTGCCTAAAATCCCTGGCCACACCGTGTAATCGCACTTGTTCACGAAAGTAAAGGTTGCCCCTGAAACCCCTGAAACCATGAACGATATAATTTGGTTATTCCTATGTATGAATTCTTTAAGACCCAGTTcgttaatttgataaaaaatttaaatttacctCTGAAAACGAGAAAGAGTGCGATGCCCAGAAGTGCTTGAGAAGGGTGTGGGATATATGAGAACAGAGCCATTGTTTGTTAGGTTGTGGGTTATTGGATTGTGATATGATAAGATATGATATGTGTTATTTACGATAAACAGGGGATAAAGAATTTGGATGAAGAATCTCTGCTTTATGAAGTGCTGCTACTAGTAACATACATATAATTATAAGTGTAACACTCTCTTTCTATGAAGAAAAAgagtgaagaagatgaagagatTTGGGGGGAATCTGAATGCTAACCTCTGCATCGTTATTTATAAAGAATGTATCAGCAAAAGATAGTGAAACAGACACACTTTTGTTTACTGTAACTGGAGGAGTGAGCGAGAGAGACAGAGTGGGGAAAGAGGGGTGAATCCAGTTTCCACTCACCTGtgatgtgttttctttttttttttcatttttttgttagGGAGTGCAgtggaaacaaaaaagaaaatattggtaGTGTCGGTCAAAAAAATCTAGTGCACCAAAATGATTTTTCTTCTGTTGCAACCGGGTGATGTGGCGTACTATTCATGGCTCTCTTGATTGCCACATCCACATTTTTCACGAGTGCAGGTAAACCAACCCTTACTATATTATATACCATTTATGAACCAAACgcctttatttttataatatgtatatacatgattAATTTGGATTGTAGCCTCTGTCATTATGATAATGCAATTTAAAATTTCTAGGTTTGTTTTAAATGGATTTCTCATGCTTGCTTtctttatattgaaaaaaaaaaagctataCAGAAAACATCTTAAAAACTTTCattttatatagtttattttatattcaaaatgaaATGTATAGAATTTGAGTTTTGAAttagttataaattaaaagaCGAACATTAGAGTCATCAATATTGTTTcaaaatctctctctctctctctatgttttaaataaattattatcttacatatttttaaccagaaatcattttaaaaattgtctGCGAGTGATACCTTTACATGTGTTCTATATGTTATCATGtgtattttcattataatactTATTACATTGCAGTTATTAGCTaacaacttaaatatttattatatatttcgaattaaaaaacaataactaTAAAACATACATTTAcaatataacttattttatactatagtttaattttaattaaaatgatataagaAATGTATTGATTTTGTAATAAGAGGGTTATTACATGAGTGTATGAGAAGGAAAGTAACGTTGCAGGAGTAGCAAAACTTTATATCCAAACAAATCATGCAAATTTGGTACCGACAAGCAGCAccgttttctttgtttttcccTAATTGGTTTGTGAATTTGGAGTACGATGACGTCATGGTACAATAGAAGAGTGAAGAAGCTGGTTAGATCAGGATGAGAGCAATTTATCAAATTctctttattcttattttttattattaaatccTCGGAAGTAGGGTAGCCGTGCAGACCTGTCCAGCTTGTTTAGGTCTAGTCTGCATAAGGTTTGCACAACACAGGTTGACAATACAGGTTGATCCGTCTCGTCCTGCATATTTTTTGGTCTGTGAACTTGCGGGCTGATCcgctttttttatattttttatatatttttttaatttgttttatatgataaaatttttaatgtttaaaatttgagaaactttaagaagttcacaaaattaagtaaaaactttggagaattagatgataaattgataattcaacattttcatcatattcatactataacatacacaatgtattctttaaattttagcacattaaaaaataaataatacttgtctttttcagttatacaagaatttaaaaagttgaggcaaaaatccataaaaaagtaattaatatacacaagtacaattttttttgttttaattttatgtggACTTGCGAACCGATCTACATACCTATGCAGGCCTGCGAGCTCACTACTCTGACCcgcttgcattttttttatgggGTCTGCGGGTCGACCCGACAAAATCTTATTTGGTTCTttagattttaaatatattttaatttagtgttAATATAGTACTCATCAcgtatctaatttttttatttttttaatttctttttttaaaaaataattgttatgtgtttagggtttaggaataaattaacataaacaaaACTCTATCTTACGACCATTTCCTTGAATATCCATTTTCATTGATTTCTTGAGCAACTAATTAGACAACAAATTCAATAACCAGTTTAAATATGAGTCCTCTTATTTAGAATAATTTGGGTTACATGATCAATATATACCATCAACATCAAAATACATAaacaaatattcattatttaatgaACGCTAAATGAATTGTCCAAACTTAACCATTTCTAATTAGATTTTCTGAATCTTTCTAACTAAATCCAcaaatttatacttattttaagtTCAGTGTTTCTAGTTAATTTGGACACAAGGATCAAGTAAGTAAGAAACAAATTCTTGcaaaaaatcaattgaaaagaaactaATTCAAGAACCAAACAGTTAATAGACAAATGGAGTAATTTACATCTTAAACAAgtatcatataattaaattaataatttaaaatttattccaaGTAACTAATTGTAAAGAAATAATCCAAGGGAGCCCATGAAGAACGGCCCAGTTTAGGCATGGTTGTGGTCTTGGGCCAAACAGAAGGCAAGACTAGAAACACTCACCTTAACccaaatcttaaaataataatcagtAGTTAATGCtatgacttttattttaattattttagtactTTATAAAGTggtattatatgaaaaataaatttatttaatacttgAAATCatcaaaatacatattttaattggtttaagtaatttttttagcCTCAAAACTTACCTGTAAAGTTGGAACTTGTATCTAttctaaactttaatatatgttggtttcctaattttaaaatgaattcatatattcattttaatccaatgaaattaattttttatatataagacaatgtttcaaattgatatttaagTTGAAACATATTAAATAGTACATAtaattcaaatgtcaattttaaatactatttaatacttataaaaatctaacttcatcaaatttaaagaattacattcatttattttttaaattggaaaaCTAAAGTTTGTAGCTGGCAAATTTAATCTCGTATAAGCTAAAAATATAggtaaacatttataattttaatttcaataaaagaatcataaagagatatataacattaaataaaagtaattatccaTGTAAGAAACATTATAAAGAAGAATGATGATCCTATGACTAccatattttttccttttatcctTTACTTTCTAATATGACTGAGTATGAATCATTGATTAatgtatcattatttttttaaaaaaaatcaataactcATACTAAatcatatcataaaataaaaaatgaaagtcaaaaaattagaagttaaaatatatttttattagaaataattttttttttttgcatatcaCATCAAGATAGATATAGAATTCCCAATTCATATATGTAGTTGACATGTGACCTGAAGTTGGAAATGTGAGATTCCCTTTCTGTCTGAAACATATCATACGTGGACTAGACAGGAGAGTGAATGGGATTTGTGTTTAAAGGGTAACAAACTCACATGCTTGATGCTTCATTCACGTCTTCTCATGTCCACACTCTATCATTGCCAAACTTTTACTTCAATATCCATCTTATCTTTGG encodes:
- the LOC114174076 gene encoding thaumatin-like protein 1, with translation MALFSYIPHPSQALLGIALFLVFRGVSGATFTFVNKCDYTVWPGILGTPQLASTGFELAKGGSRSFQAPTGWSGRFWGRTGCQFDNSGRGTCATADCGSGEVDCNGAGASPPATLAEFTLGTGSMDYYDVSLVDGYNLPMMVAARGGSGSCATTGCGEDLNRRCPSELRVEGGDACQSACGAFGKPEYCCNGAFGNPSTCKPSTYSEIFKSVCPKAYSYAYDDATSTFTCSGADYTITFCPSSPSLKSSTDSSPKGTDSGSGSGSGSGSGSGSVTGTGSSVEQSELASTSWLADMATATGAATRAGSFVTSKVAFSVVVVFILSLLVGPSLS